A single window of Rhodamnia argentea isolate NSW1041297 chromosome 5, ASM2092103v1, whole genome shotgun sequence DNA harbors:
- the LOC115752120 gene encoding 60S ribosomal protein L35-like has product MARIKVHELRQKPKADLLSHQKDLKAELALLRVAKVTGGAPNKLSKIKVARLSIAQVLTVISQKQKAALREAYKKKKYLPLDLRPKKTRAIRRRLTKHQASLKTEREKKREMYFPVRKYAIKA; this is encoded by the exons ATGG CGAGGATTAAGGTTCACGAGCTGCGACAGAAGCCGAAGGCGGATCTGCTGAGCCATCAGAAGGACCTCAAGGCCGAGCTCGCTCTCCTTCGCGTCGCCAAGGTCACCGGAGGTGCGCCGAACAAGCTCTCCAAGAT AAAGGTGGCAAGGTTGTCGATTGCGCAGGTATTGACTGTGATCTCACAGAAGCAGAAGGCTGCATTGAGGGAGGCctacaagaagaagaagtactTGCCGCTTGATCTGCGTCCAAAAAAGACTAGAGCCATCCGAAGAAGGCTTACCAAGCACCAG GCGTCTTTGAAGACAGAacgggagaagaagagagaaatgtACTTCCCCGTGAGGAAATATGCTATCAAGGCCTAG
- the LOC115752062 gene encoding exocyst complex component EXO70H1, with protein MGLMRMPEISEDNAFTPRQAMSTSISSSKTLSSSLSSRASGNWKLAPISDFSGPAVEETLRNAESVIKKWDLNSKTPYTQVASLFVHDREEAKSFLKSANDLREAMHFLVTNHSSSDKLVLAQSLTQIAMKRLEKELYHILSTNREHLDPESVSRKSSRHSDNSENENGIVSDDEMVKVSESTMEDVKSVVDCMISAGYGTECIKIYKLMRKSAVDEGIYRLGIERIKSSQIQKLTWSSREHLIKNWLNAVKVAVQTLFKGERILCDHVFSASSKIRESCFAEITKEAAINLFRLPEIMARIKGSPHRIFKLIELYEATYELWPDIESIFKFDSMLAVKLQALSTLVKLGNMVQVILSNYEATIQKDSSKILPEGGGIHTLTQSVMEFTTSLTNYSATLSDILTDHPRAGNLNLPASYFDGPSSGDLPTSPVLVRLALLILVLQCKLDAKAELYKDVSLSYLFLANNLNYIVEKVRSTNLKYLLGDEWVATHAEKVTQYAASYEAAAWSKVLSSLPEAAAKEGSPAMSPDAVRACLQRFGAAFEEEYRKQTSWTVPDGKLRDEIKVSISRKLVPAYGQFCEACLGIASGDGEAERKLASFGADDLGNYLSDLFHGKAVSRGSSQSLSWRSRGCLLR; from the coding sequence ATGGGGTTGATGAGAATGCCGGAGATTTCAGAAGATAATGCCTTCACGCCGAGACAAGCCATGTCGACCTCCATCTCCTCTTCCAAAACGCTTTCGTCCTCTCTCTCATCTCGAGCTTCTGGCAACTGGAAGCTCGCCCCCATTTCCGACTTCTCCGGTCCGGCTGTGGAGGAAACTCTCCGGAATGCCGAATCCGTGATCAAGAAATGGGACTTGAACTCGAAAACCCCCTACACCCAGGTCGCCTCTCTCTTCGTCCACGACAGGGAAGAAGCCAAGAGCTTCCTCAAATCCGCCAATGACCTCCGCGAGGCCATGCATTTCCTCGTCACTAACCATTCGAGCTCCGACAAGCTAGTTCTCGCGCAGAGCCTCACGCAGATTGCCATGAAAAGGCTCGAGAAGGAGCTCTACCACATCCTCTCCACGAACAGAGAACACCTCGATCCCGAGTCCGTATCCCGGAAATCTTCCCGCCATTCTGACAATTCCGAAAACGAGAACGGGATCGTTTCCGATGACGAGATGGTGAAAGTCTCCGAGTCCACCATGGAGGACGTGAAATCCGTGGTCGATTGCATGATCAGCGCAGGGTATGGCACAGAGTGCATAAAGATCTACAAGCTCATGAGGAAGTCGGCGGTCGACGAAGGCATATACCGGCTCGGGATCGAACGGATCAAGTCTTCTCAAATCCAGAAGCTAACCTGGAGTTCGCGCGAGCATCTGATCAAGAACTGGCTGAACGCAGTGAAAGTCGCGGTGCAGACGCTCTTCAAGGGAGAGAGGATCCTCTGTGACCACGTTTTCTCTGCATCCAGCAAAATCAGGGAATCCTGCTTTGCCGAGATTACCAAAGAGGCAGCGATCAACCTGTTCCGACTGCCGGAAATCATGGCAAGAATCAAAGGATCGCCGCAtagaatttttaaattgatcGAGCTCTACGAAGCAACTTACGAACTTTGGCCCGATATCGAGTCCATATTCAAGTTCGATTCGATGTTGGCTGTCAAATTACAAGCCCTCTCTACGCTGGTGAAGCTTGGAAACATGGTCCAAGTGATCCTATCGAACTACGAAGCCACAATTCAGAAGGACTCCTCCAAAATTCTCCCCGAAGGCGGCGGAATCCACACGCTCACTCAGTCGGTGATGGAATTCACGACTTCCCTCACCAATTACAGCGCGACTCTCTCCGACATCTTGACGGACCATCCACGAGCTGGAAATCTGAATCTGCCTGCGTCGTACTTCGATGGCCCCAGCTCCGGCGATCTCCCGACGTCGCCGGTCTTGGTCCGATTAGCGTTGCTAATCCTTGTCCTGCAATGCAAGCTCGACGCCAAGGCCGAGCTCTACAAGGACGTCTCACTCTCCTACCTATTCCTCGCCAATAATCTGAACTACATAGTGGAAAAGGTGAGATCGACCAATCTCAAGTACCTGCTTGGGGACGAGTGGGTGGCGACGCACGCGGAGAAGGTGACGCAGTACGCGGCGAGCTACGAGGCGGCAGCGTGGAGCAAGGTCCTCTCGTCACTGCCAGAGGCAGCGGCCAAGGAAGGATCCCCGGCGATGTCGCCGGATGCGGTGAGGGCGTGTCTCCAGAGGTTCGGCGCCGCGTTCGAGGAGGAGTACCGGAAGCAGACGTCATGGACCGTGCCGGACGGGAAGCTGAGGGACGAGATCAAGGTGTCCATCTCGAGGAAGCTCGTGCCGGCATACGGGCAGTTCTGCGAGGCCTGCCTAGGGATTGCGAGCGGCGACGGAGAGGCGGAGAGGAAGCTCGCGAGTTTCGGGGCGGATGATCTGGGGAACTACTTGTCGGACTTGTTCCACGGGAAGGCGGTTTCGAGGGGTTCGTCGCAGTCGCTGTCGTGGCGGTCTCGAGGGTGTTTGCTACGTTGA
- the LOC115755048 gene encoding probable membrane-associated kinase regulator 4: MARSLPPHDEHLEEEYIDMEVSSYSIFHGHSIIPSPAQTHREFEFQMSSTSLDRKEASTSPADELFYKGKLLPLHLPPRLEMVEKLLELDGDDKYYDEFYSTPLVSTAPTPTAMSTLFDSCNVSPSESFRISRELNLDEYLAGMSAAATSNFEKESAKIKSWTGRIKMIKQSLSKLKASRAYVNALFGKSSCSNESCTEAARNHALKTSESRERSDDSTRKNKFGRVPSAVRSFNEEKAFENGGGSQHMRTSTVSNKRHSSIKISTSSSLSSSSSNSSSSSCSNDANRFGKFQLLSRSSKGYMQVESPIQGAIAYCKQCQNML; this comes from the coding sequence ATGGCCAGAAGTCTTCCGCCACATGACGAGCATCTAGAGGAAGAGTACATAGACATGGAAGTGAGTTCATACTCCATCTTCCATGGCCACTCCATCATTCCTAGTCCTGCTCAAACCCACAGAGAATTCGAGTTCCAGATGTCCTCAACCTCGTTAGATCGCAAAGAAGCCTCAACCTCACCAGCTGATGAGCTGTTCTACAAAGGCAAGCTCCTCCCTCTCCACCTCCCTCCTCGCCTAGAGATGGTCGAAAAGCTCCTCGAGCTCGATGGCGACGACAAATACTACGACGAGTTCTACAGCACTCCTCTAGTGTCGACCGCCCCTACTCCGACGGCGATGAGCACGCTGTTCGACTCGTGCAACGTGTCGCCCTCCGAGTCCTTCAGGATCAGCAGAGAGCTCAACTTGGATGAGTATCTCGCTGGCATGTCGGCGGCGGCAACGAGCAACTTTGAGAAGGAAAGCGCGAAGATCAAGTCATGGACAGGGAGAATCAAGATGATCAAGCAGTCTTTGTCTAAGCTCAAGGCTTCCCGGGCCTACGTCAATGCCTTGTTTGGCAAATCCAGCTGCTCAAACGAGTCCTGCACAGAAGCAGCCCGAAACCATGCTTTGAAAACGAGCGAGTCCCGCGAACGGAGTGACGATTCGACGAGGAAAAATAAGTTCGGCAGAGTTCCCAGCGCAGTTAGAAGCTTTAATGAAGAAAAGGCCTTTGAGAATGGTGGCGGATCTCAGCACATGAGGACGTCTACCGTATCAAACAAGCGGCATTCATCGATCAAGATCTCGACGTCCTCCTCCttgtcatcgtcgtcttccaaCTCTTCCTCGTCTTCATGTTCAAACGACGCCAACAGGTTCGGCAAATTTCAGCTTCTGAGCAGAAGCAGCAAAGGGTATATGCAAGTAGAGTCCCCAATTCAGGGAGCAATTGCCTATTGCAAGCAGTGTCAAAACATGTTGTAA
- the LOC115752051 gene encoding uveal autoantigen with coiled-coil domains and ankyrin repeats yields MSWFRSAVSKAVEVGNKNNITRAVRNYADSVVHHAGQAVSEGAKILQDRMGPRNFKSVKNTVKRLEDAAVSYRGPERVQLLKRWVAVLKDVEKSYGGTAEEKEKNLEQNLAPDEAQDSPKSLSMVLYYDPDVGGKPMNFRDVFLQSQALEGIILSMILEAPNEEEVALLLDMFGLCLTGGKEVHNAIVSSIQDLAQAFSGYRDEVLVKREELLQFAQSAISGLKVNSDLGRIDAETSRLKKKLDELSVSQKASSADSDGAPGEATLTTIVELKEALAKIRVCSRMEGLLLKKKNLNNGDSSEIHAQKVDKLKVLSESLASSVTKAEKRISDHRSQKDEALQVRAAKASEVGEKEKEIASEISGLEKQRDQLEAELKKVNISLAAAQARLRNIMEERDQFDEANNQIVVHLKTKEDELSKTITSCKVEAEVLSTWINFLEDTWVLQCSYAEVREKLVNDELERHEDYFVNLAVQLLSTYKKELGPAIIRIEKFVENLKNLSEGSDVISSAGNEESKTVHPRKHLEEEYLDYEAKIVTTFSVVDNMKEQFYTQRSEISRKDDQKVKELFDDIEKLRAEFESIERPNLEMETPTPKEETPRETQSAVLPDSVTQSDETPKTNVIKHRESPVSNAEPVLDTEAELAKLESEFGKVSKDYSTEEIGGWEFDELERELRSGD; encoded by the exons ATGTCGTGGTTTAGGTCAGCCGTGAGCAAAGCGGTGGAGGTCGGCAACAAGAACAACATCACTCGCGCCGTCAGGAACTACGCCGACTCCGTGGTCCACCACGCCGGTCAGGCCGTCTCTGAAGGAGCCAAGATCCTGCAAGATCGCATG GGGCCTCGAAATTTTAAAAGTGTGAAGAATACAGTGAAAAGATTGGAAGATGCTGCTGTTTCATACAGAGGTCCTGAAAGAGTTCAGTTACTTAAAAGATGGGTGGCTGTGCTCAAGGATGTTGAAAAATCATATGGAGGTACTgctgaagagaaagaaaagaacctcGAGCAGAATCTTGCTCCTGATGAAGCGCAGGATAGTCCAAAAAGTCTGTCAATG GTTCTCTATTATGATCCTGATGTTGGGGGCAAACCGATGAATTTTCGTGATGTTTTTCTTCAGAGTCAGGCTTTGGAGGGCATTATTTTATCCATG ATTCTTGAAGCTCCAAATGAGGAAGAGGTTGCTTTGCTCCTTGACATGTTTGG GCTGTGTCTTACTGGAGGAAAGGAAGTTCATAACGCTATTGTGAGCAGTATACAGGATTTGGCACAAGCTTTCTCGGGTTATCGAGATGAAgtgttg GTGAAGCGAGAGGAACTGCTTCAGTTTGCACAGAGTGCCATTTCAGGCTTAAAAGTAAATTCTGATCTTGGAAG AATAGATGCTGAAACCTCTAGACTAAAGAAAAAACTTGACGAACTGAGTGTTTCCCAGAAGGCTTCCAGTGCAGACAGTGATGGAGCACCTGGAGAGGCAACTTTAACCACCATAGTG GAGTTGAAAGAAGCTCTTGCAAAAATCCGAGTCTGTTCAAGGATGGAAGGGCTTCtgctaaagaaaaagaatttaaatAATGGAGATTCTTCGGAGATTCATGCCCAAAAG GTTGATAAGTTGAAGGTCTTGTCAGAGTCTCTTGCCAGCTCAGTGACAAAAGCTGAAAAGCGCATTTCAGACCACAG ATCACAGAAAGATGAAGCATTACAAGTTCGTGCGGCTAAGGCTAGTGAAGTCGGTGAGAAAGAGAAG GAAATTGCATCTGAGATTTCTGGACTTGAGAAACAAAGAGATCAGCTTGAGgctgaattgaaaaag GTTAATATCTCCTTGGCTGCTGCTCAAGCTCGCCTTCGTAATATTATGGAAGAGAGAGACCAATTTGATGAAGCAAACAATCAAATTGTTGTGCACTTGAAAACTAAG GAAGATGAGCTGTCAAAAACCATCACATCATGTAAGGTTGAAGCTGAGGTTCTCAGTACATGGATTAATTTTCTGGAAGATACTTGGGTTCTCCAATGCTCATATGCAGAAGTGAGGGAGAAGCTGGTCAA CGATGAATTGGAGAGACATGAGGACTATTTTGTGAACTTGGCTGTTCAGCTCCTCTCCACTTACAAG AAAGAGCTGGGACCTGCTATAATTCGTATTGAAAAATTTGTGGAGAATTTAAAGAACTTGAGTGAAGG TTCTGATGTCATTTCTAGTGCGGGAAATGAGGAGTCTAAAACAGTTCACCCCAGGAAACATCTTGAGGAGGAGTATTTAGATTATGAAGCCAAG ATCGTAACGACATTCAGTGTAGTGGATAATATGAAGGAGCAATTCTATACTCAACGAAGTGAAATATCAAG GAAAGACGACCAGAAAGTGAAGGAGTTATTTGATGACATTGAAAAGTTGAGAGCAGAATTCGAATCTATTGAGAGACCCAATCTGGAAATGGAGACCCCAACCCCCAAGGAAGAAACTCCTCGAGAGACGCAATCTGCAGTACTGCCAGATTCTGTGACACAGAGTGACGAGACTCCAAAAACCAACGTAATTAAGCATCGTGAGTCTCCTGTGTCAAATGCAGAGCCAGTGCTAGACACTGAAGCAGAATTAGCCAAGTTGGAGTCCGAGTTTGGGAAGGTGAGTAAGGACTATTCAACAGAGGAGATTGGTGGCTGGGAGTTTGACGAGCTTGAAAGAGAGCTGAGATCTGGCGATTGA